ACCTGACCCGTGAGTGGGGCGATGACGGTGTGCGCCATGGTCATCGGCTACCCAGCACGTTGCTGCACGGGGTGGTGCCCAAGGTTTTCCGCATCACCATCAGCGGCCGTGGGGCAGTGGTGGGGGCACGGTTCAGGCCCGGTGGCTTCACCGCCCGGTTCGGCGGCGATGCCGCCGCGATGACTGGGCGGGTGGTGCCGGTAGACGACGAGTTGCTGGGCACACCAGTAGATTTCGGTGAGGACGCGACAGCGGTCCGGCTCGGGTTCGACTCGATGATCGGGGCGATGACCGGCGAGGTGGATCCGACGTACCAGGAGCTGACGTCGCTGGTCGATCGAATGCGGGACGACGGGTCATTGCACCGGGTCGAGCAGGTCATGGCGCTCTCGCCGTGGAGTACCCGAACCACGCAGCGGGTGTTCCGCAGCTATGTCGGCGTGACGGTCAAGTGGGTGCTGTGCCGGTACCGGCTACAGCAGGCGGCCCTGGAGATCGAGAGCGCGCCCGAGGTCGATTTCGCCGATCTTGCAGTGCGACTCGGTTGGTACGACCAAGCCCATTTCATCAACGACTTCCGGTCCATGCTGGGCAGCACGCCGGGGGAGTACGCGGCCGCGCATGGTGGCGGCTAACCGTCGATATGGGTCGGTGGATCGGCGAACGTGAAATCGAACGGATAGTCGTGGCCGGGGCCCATCGGGTCGCAGCGCTTGACGGGCACCAGGTGGGAACTGAAGCCGCTGGGCACATAGCCCCAGGTGCCGATGCAACGTTGCCAGCTGCCGTCGGGCTGGATGGGTCCGTCGCACTTGCTGATGACGTTGCCGCCGTACACGCAGCCGGCGCTGGCCGGCGGGGCCGAGGTGATCATCCCGGCCACCGTCAGCACGGTGGCCAGGCCTCCGATGATGAAGAGCTTCACGGGTTCTCCCATCTGCCGCTACTCAACGACGCTACCGCGCAGCCGACTCGGTGGTGGCACCTTTGTGCCTTTCGCCGCGGGTAGGCACTGTCGATCACCCCCCAACGCCATCAGAGGGGCACCGCCGCTCGCGCGGCTTCAGAAGGGTGGGGGTGGTCCGTGTTCTTCGGCGAGCCAGGCTTGGTATTGGCGTTCGACTTCGATGTCGTGGTTGAGTTCGGCGCGCAGGAATCGTTCTTCGGTGATGCGGTCTTGGCGGTCTTGTTCGCGGGTGCGTGAGCGTTTGGGCATCTTCACGCCGCGGTTCGGGCTGGGAGCTTCGGGTTCGGGAAGGTTCAGGTCGCCGGTCGGGGTTCCGAGGGTGGGGAACATGGCGGCGCCGTGGGGTTCGGTGACATGGGTGTGGCTGGTGGGTGTGGTGATTTCGACTGTGCCGTCGGGTAATTGACGATCCGACCAGCCGGGGCAGAACGTTTTCAGCAGGTGATGGGCCCGGCAGTACAGCTTGGTGTTGGACGGGTGGGTCGGGCCCAGCGGGTAGGGCACGGTGTGGTCGATATCGCAGCGTTGCACGGGGGCGTCACAGCCGGGGAATCGACAGGTCAGATCGCGCCAGCGGATGAACTCCGAGAGCGCCACCGAGGGCCGATACCCCGGCTCAGCTTCCTGGGGCGTAGCGACCGACTCGGCCGGTTCCGCCGGCTCGGATAGGTCGGTCGACTCGGCGGGTTTGGTGGGTGCCACAGCCTC
Above is a window of Mycolicibacterium boenickei DNA encoding:
- a CDS encoding AraC family transcriptional regulator gives rise to the protein MAAWKNAPERGVVGRAGNVSAFDLHRWAPSEDAARFVEHFWSVSWDRHEAGPFESTVITFPAMHLTREWGDDGVRHGHRLPSTLLHGVVPKVFRITISGRGAVVGARFRPGGFTARFGGDAAAMTGRVVPVDDELLGTPVDFGEDATAVRLGFDSMIGAMTGEVDPTYQELTSLVDRMRDDGSLHRVEQVMALSPWSTRTTQRVFRSYVGVTVKWVLCRYRLQQAALEIESAPEVDFADLAVRLGWYDQAHFINDFRSMLGSTPGEYAAAHGGG
- a CDS encoding CDGP domain-containing protein gives rise to the protein MKLFIIGGLATVLTVAGMITSAPPASAGCVYGGNVISKCDGPIQPDGSWQRCIGTWGYVPSGFSSHLVPVKRCDPMGPGHDYPFDFTFADPPTHIDG